The Mesoterricola silvestris sequence AGGAGGCACAAGACATGCGCATCGTACTCTTGGGTGCGCCCGGGGCCGGCAAGGGCACCGTGGCCAAACAGCTCACGGCCTTCGACGGCTCCGTGCAGATTTCCACCGGCGACCTCCTCAGGGCCGCCGTGAAGGCCGGAACGCCCCTGGGCAGGCAGGCCCAGGCCTACATGGAGCGGGGCGATCTCGTCCCCGACCGGCTCATCATGGGCATGGTGGAGCAGCGCTTCCAGGAACACCCCGGCGAGGGCTTCATCCTGGACGGCTTCCCCCGCACCATCCCCCAGGCCGTGTCCCTGGGCCTGCTCCTCAAGGGCCTGGACCTGCCCCTGCACCTGGTGGTGAACCTGGCGGTGCCCGAGGAGGTCATCCTGGACCGGCTCACCACGCGCCGCACCTGCTCGAACCCGGGCTGCAACGCCATCTACAACGTCAAGTCGAACCCGCCCGCCCCGGACGGCACCTGCCGCGCCTGCGGGTGCAGCGTCATCCAGCGGGAGGACGAGACCCCCGCCGCCATCGCCCGGAGGCTGGAGGTCTACCGGCAGCAGACCAATCCCCTGGTGGGCCACTACCAGCGCACCGGCCTCCTGCTCACCGTGGAGGAGCTGGACACGGCCGCCATCGTCAAGACCATCGCCGGAGCCCTGGCCACGCAGGTGGCCTGAGGCGGCCCGTGCGCGTTCCCGCAGGGGTCCTGCGCGGAATCCCGCACAACCCTCCCGGCGGGGTCCGCTCCGGATTCGAATATCACCCCTGAAATGTTAGGTTTAGCTTATCCCGGCACTTTGGCACGGATCTTCCAATTCACGTCCATTCCCTCCGGGAAGCCCTCGTCTTCAACACAGCCGGCGCACCCGCGCCCACCCATGACCTACCGCTGGAGGTTCACATGAAGTTGTTCGTCACGCCCCTGGCCCTCGCGATCCTCGCGGGCCCCCTCGCCGCCCAGGCGCCCACCGACGCCGAGAAGCGCATCGCCGACCTCGAGAAGAAGGTGGACAAACTCACCAAGGCCCAGGCCAAGAAATCCGACGATTCCAAGGACAGCGGGTTCTACGTCAAGTTCGGCGGCCGCTTCCACCTGGATTCCGTCTTCTTCGACGGCAACCAGAACCGCCTGGCCAACGGGACCCAGTTGCGCCGCGGGCGCATCAGCTTCAAGGCCGGCTTCGGCAAGGACTGGGTGGCCGAAGGCGACTACGATTTCGCCGAAGGCGACGCCTCCATCAAGGACATGTGGATCGGCTACCAGGGCCTCAAGGACACCCTGATCCAGGTGGGCCAGTTCAAGGAGCCCTTCGGCTTCGACACCCTCTCCTCCTCCAACGCCATCTGGTTCACCGAGCGCTCCTACAGCGACGTGTGGGCTCCCGACCGCCACGTGGGCATCGCCATCGCCAAGTGGGGCGACCGCTGGCAGGGCAAGGCCAGCTTCTTCGGCCAGGCCATCGACGACACCAACACCGCCGACACCAACGGCTCCGACCAGGGCTGGGGCTACGCCGCGCGCTTCACCGTGGCCCCCATCCTCGTCTCCGAATCCAAGGCCATCCACTTCGGCGTGGCCATGGCCAACCGCACCCCCATCGCCGACTACAGCACCACCACCCTGGTGCCCGTGGGCAACGAGGTCTATGCCGTGGACTTCTCCGGCCGGCCCGAGGCGGGCAAGATCAGCAAGGCCAAGTTCCTCAATGCCAAGGTCGCCAACGTCAAGAACTACACCCAGGTGGGCGGCGAGTTCGTGGGCGTGTGGAACGCCTTCTCCTGGCAGAGCGAGTACCAGCAGACCAAGGTCAAGCGCCGGGACGCCATCGGCACCACCCCGGCCGCCCTGGCCGCCTCCGTCGTGGACCACACCTTCTCCACCTACTACGGCCAGGTGTCCTGGATCTTCGGCGGCCAGCGCACCTACTCCGCGCAGGACGGCCTCTTCGGCAAGGTCAACCCCTCCAACAAGCTGGGCGCCCTGGAAGTGGTGGCCCGCTACAGCAAGATGAACCAGGACGACCTCACGGCCATCGACCCCGTCAAGGGCGGCCAGGCCAAGAACCTGTCCCTGGGCCTCACCTGGTACACCAACAAGAACCTGCGCTGGATGATCGACTACACCAAGGTCGACAACAACGAGAACGCCAAGCCCAAGGGCGTCTACGGCGGCATCGTCAACGACGACTTCTCCATCACCACGCTCCGCCTGCAGGTCAACTTCTAGAAGCCGGTCCCTTCCGGACGGGTCCGCACCCCGGGCCCTTCCGGAAGGACTGTCCGCAGTGGAATACTTCAACCCGCCCATGAATCAGGAGGCCCCGTGGCCAAGGAAATCGAACGCAAGTACCAAGTGAAGCTGGACGCCTGGGTCCCCCAGGGCGAAGGCATCCACTTCAAGCAGGGCTACCTCAATTCCCAGAAGGAGCGGGTCGTGCGCGTGCGCATCGAAGGCACCCGCGCCAAGCTCACCATCAAGGGGATCACCACCGGCGTGACGCGCTCCGAGTTCGAGTACGCCATTCCCGTGGAGGACGCCGCCGTCCTCCTGGACAACCTCTGCGAGCAGCCCCTCATCGACAAGCACCGCCACAAGGAGGTGCACTTCGGCAAGACCTGGGAGATCGACGTCTTCCACGGCCTCAACGAGGGCCTCGTGGTGGCCGAGATCGAGCTGGCCTCCGAGAACGAGGCCATCACCCTGCCCGCCTGGGCCGGCACGGAAGTCTCCAGCGATCCGCGCTATTTCAATTCCAACCTGCTCAAGAACCCCTACACTACCTGGAACAAGGCTTAATCAACCGCGGGCCGCCCCAAGGGGGGCGGTCCGCCTTTTCGGGCATATCGATGGCAGCTGAAGCACCCGCAGCACCTCCGTCCCACTCCCTCCAGGACCTCCTGGACATGGAGAAGATGGTCCTCTCCTCCAAGACCCGGGAGGCCCAGAGCCCCACGGAAAAAT is a genomic window containing:
- a CDS encoding adenylate kinase, which translates into the protein MRIVLLGAPGAGKGTVAKQLTAFDGSVQISTGDLLRAAVKAGTPLGRQAQAYMERGDLVPDRLIMGMVEQRFQEHPGEGFILDGFPRTIPQAVSLGLLLKGLDLPLHLVVNLAVPEEVILDRLTTRRTCSNPGCNAIYNVKSNPPAPDGTCRACGCSVIQREDETPAAIARRLEVYRQQTNPLVGHYQRTGLLLTVEELDTAAIVKTIAGALATQVA
- a CDS encoding OprO/OprP family phosphate-selective porin, giving the protein MKLFVTPLALAILAGPLAAQAPTDAEKRIADLEKKVDKLTKAQAKKSDDSKDSGFYVKFGGRFHLDSVFFDGNQNRLANGTQLRRGRISFKAGFGKDWVAEGDYDFAEGDASIKDMWIGYQGLKDTLIQVGQFKEPFGFDTLSSSNAIWFTERSYSDVWAPDRHVGIAIAKWGDRWQGKASFFGQAIDDTNTADTNGSDQGWGYAARFTVAPILVSESKAIHFGVAMANRTPIADYSTTTLVPVGNEVYAVDFSGRPEAGKISKAKFLNAKVANVKNYTQVGGEFVGVWNAFSWQSEYQQTKVKRRDAIGTTPAALAASVVDHTFSTYYGQVSWIFGGQRTYSAQDGLFGKVNPSNKLGALEVVARYSKMNQDDLTAIDPVKGGQAKNLSLGLTWYTNKNLRWMIDYTKVDNNENAKPKGVYGGIVNDDFSITTLRLQVNF
- a CDS encoding CYTH domain-containing protein, which translates into the protein MAKEIERKYQVKLDAWVPQGEGIHFKQGYLNSQKERVVRVRIEGTRAKLTIKGITTGVTRSEFEYAIPVEDAAVLLDNLCEQPLIDKHRHKEVHFGKTWEIDVFHGLNEGLVVAEIELASENEAITLPAWAGTEVSSDPRYFNSNLLKNPYTTWNKA